One stretch of Niallia sp. XMNu-256 DNA includes these proteins:
- a CDS encoding gamma carbonic anhydrase family protein — protein MLIPFNQKEPIVHDTAFLAPGSYLIGDVIVGKETSIWFNAVLRGDEDKITIGDRCSIQDNATIHLYEGSPVVVEDEVTVGHNVILHGCTIKKRSIIGMGSTILDGAVIGEECIIGANTLIPSGKVIPPRSLVVGSPGKVVRELTDKDLELIQLSIDTYVEKSYAYNQILK, from the coding sequence ATGCTTATTCCATTTAATCAAAAAGAACCGATTGTACACGATACCGCCTTTCTAGCACCTGGGTCCTATTTAATCGGTGATGTAATAGTTGGCAAGGAAACATCCATTTGGTTCAATGCAGTCCTTCGTGGTGATGAAGACAAAATTACAATCGGAGATCGGTGCAGTATTCAAGATAATGCAACCATTCATTTATATGAAGGTTCTCCAGTAGTTGTAGAAGACGAAGTAACTGTCGGTCATAATGTGATCCTACACGGCTGTACCATTAAAAAAAGATCCATTATTGGAATGGGATCAACAATTTTAGACGGTGCAGTCATCGGAGAAGAATGTATTATTGGGGCAAATACTCTCATCCCATCCGGTAAAGTGATCCCACCCCGATCCTTAGTTGTAGGTTCACCAGGAAAAGTAGTTCGGGAATTAACTGACAAAGATCTTGAACTAATCCAACTATCGATCGATACATACGTGGAAAAAAGCTACGCTTATAATCAAATTCTCAAGTAA
- the paaX gene encoding phenylacetic acid degradation operon negative regulatory protein PaaX: MSKTQSMILTIYGDYISHYGNKIWIGSLIQLLKGFGHNEQAVRVAVSRMMKQGLLQSEKKGNKSYYELTERGLSRINEAAKRIYKLHPHDWDGKWRIVMYNIPEEKRQVRDELRKELQWSGFGYLSNGCWISPNNFEKEINLLISKYKIEEYVQLFLSKHVGPQLDFNLVEKCWPLQEIEKKYDEFIDIYSKKFIVDQSVIGSGQMSDEECFMRRANLVHEYRKFLFIDPFLPKELLPERWSGNHAALLFNQYYKMLAERASRFFEEVFQEENDLGKKDKNYNAEEYPLMSEIEEAYK, encoded by the coding sequence ATGAGTAAGACCCAATCAATGATTTTAACGATTTATGGGGATTATATCAGCCATTATGGGAATAAAATTTGGATTGGCAGCCTAATTCAGTTGCTTAAGGGATTTGGCCACAATGAACAAGCTGTACGTGTAGCTGTTTCACGAATGATGAAACAAGGTTTACTTCAATCCGAGAAAAAAGGAAACAAAAGCTATTATGAACTGACGGAAAGAGGCTTGAGCCGAATCAATGAGGCGGCTAAGAGGATTTATAAGCTCCATCCTCACGACTGGGATGGCAAGTGGAGAATTGTTATGTATAACATTCCTGAAGAGAAAAGACAGGTTCGTGATGAGCTTAGAAAAGAACTACAATGGAGCGGGTTTGGATATTTATCAAATGGCTGCTGGATCTCTCCCAATAATTTTGAGAAAGAAATCAATCTATTAATCAGTAAATATAAAATAGAAGAGTATGTCCAGTTGTTTCTATCCAAACACGTGGGTCCTCAACTTGACTTCAATTTGGTAGAGAAATGTTGGCCATTACAAGAGATTGAAAAAAAATATGATGAATTTATCGATATTTACAGCAAAAAATTCATTGTGGATCAAAGTGTAATTGGTAGTGGACAAATGTCAGACGAAGAATGTTTTATGAGAAGAGCTAACTTAGTTCATGAATATCGAAAGTTTTTATTTATTGATCCTTTTCTTCCTAAAGAATTGTTACCAGAACGTTGGAGCGGAAATCATGCCGCTTTATTATTTAATCAGTATTATAAAATGCTCGCGGAACGGGCAAGTCGTTTCTTTGAAGAAGTTTTTCAGGAAGAAAATGATTTAGGAAAAAAAGATAAGAATTATAACGCTGAAGAGTATCCATTAATGAGTGAAATCGAAGAAGCCTATAAGTAA